The following are encoded together in the Insulibacter thermoxylanivorax genome:
- a CDS encoding glycosyl hydrolase family 8 yields the protein MTNHKQGAYHTGQYRNVFAEFGYDEELVKQRVHDTWEQLFYGDEDTKIYYELGDDKAYLLDTGNNDVRTEGLSYGMMICVQLDKKEEFDKLWLFAKEFMQHDDGRYKDYFAWHTKPDGTRISQGPAPDGEEFFAMALFFASNRWGDGPEPFNYSEQARQILRACVHKGENGEEGDPMWDPETKLIKFVPEAPFSDPSYHLPHFYELFALWADPEDADFWREAAKASRDYLPKACHPETGLSPEYANFDGSPRDDIEAHRDFYSDSYRVAANIGLDCEWFGRDERLVKIANNIQAFFSGVDPADYRKYKIDGTPFDEPALHPVGLLATNAMASLAADGEHVKEFIDRFWNTPLRTGVRRYYDNCLYMFSMLALSGNYRIWK from the coding sequence ATGACGAATCACAAACAAGGAGCTTATCATACAGGCCAATACCGCAATGTCTTCGCAGAGTTCGGCTACGATGAGGAACTTGTCAAGCAGCGGGTTCATGATACCTGGGAACAGCTTTTCTATGGCGATGAAGATACGAAGATCTATTATGAGTTAGGCGATGACAAAGCCTATCTGCTCGATACAGGCAACAACGATGTTCGCACAGAGGGTTTGTCCTACGGCATGATGATCTGTGTGCAGCTGGATAAGAAGGAAGAATTTGATAAGCTGTGGCTCTTCGCTAAGGAGTTCATGCAGCATGATGATGGCCGATACAAGGACTACTTCGCTTGGCATACGAAGCCGGATGGAACCCGGATCTCTCAAGGTCCTGCTCCGGATGGCGAGGAGTTCTTCGCGATGGCGTTGTTCTTCGCCTCGAATCGCTGGGGCGACGGTCCGGAGCCCTTCAATTACAGCGAGCAGGCAAGGCAAATCCTGCGCGCCTGTGTGCACAAAGGAGAGAACGGTGAAGAAGGCGATCCGATGTGGGATCCGGAGACGAAGCTGATCAAGTTTGTCCCCGAAGCTCCATTCTCGGATCCATCTTATCATCTGCCGCATTTCTATGAACTTTTCGCATTGTGGGCGGATCCGGAGGATGCGGATTTCTGGCGCGAAGCAGCGAAGGCGAGCCGCGACTATTTGCCTAAGGCCTGTCATCCGGAGACGGGGCTGTCGCCGGAATATGCCAACTTCGATGGCTCACCGCGGGATGATATCGAAGCGCATCGGGATTTCTACAGCGATTCGTATCGAGTGGCCGCCAACATCGGCCTCGACTGCGAGTGGTTCGGAAGAGATGAACGGCTGGTGAAGATCGCCAACAACATCCAAGCCTTCTTCAGCGGCGTAGATCCAGCCGACTACCGCAAGTACAAGATCGACGGTACACCCTTCGACGAGCCGGCGCTGCATCCAGTAGGTCTGCTTGCGACCAACGCGATGGCTTCACTGGCGGCCGACGGCGAGCATGTGAAGGAGTTCATCGACCGCTTCTGGAACACACCGCTGCGCACGGGAGTACGCCGTTACTATGATAACTGCCTATACATGTTCAGCATGTTGGCACTCAGCGGCAACTACCGCATCTGGAAATAA
- a CDS encoding ABC transporter ATP-binding protein: MNTQKSKYLIEAKNVKKYFPIKKGLLNRTIGHVKAVDDVSFGIQEGETFGLVGESGCGKSTLGRVILQLQKATEGEVLYKDQNLVQMSNSELRKIRPEMQIIFQDPFGSLNPRFLVRDIIGEPLKVHTKMTKDEIDDRVIELMQMVGLDPSTRVRYPHEFSGGQRQRIGIARAIALNPKFILADEAVSALDVSVQSQVLNLLMKLQKELGLTILFIAHGLHVVRHISDRVGVMYLGKMVEIAPSDDVFQHPLHPYTAALLSANPVPNPHVKRERIVLTGDVPSPANPPTGCRFHPRCPFATERCKMEEPKLVEVEPGRQVACHYPLLDQNIHQGS, translated from the coding sequence ATGAACACGCAAAAATCTAAATATCTGATTGAAGCCAAGAACGTAAAGAAGTATTTCCCGATCAAGAAAGGTCTGTTAAATCGGACAATCGGCCATGTTAAGGCTGTAGACGATGTGTCCTTCGGGATTCAGGAAGGGGAAACCTTCGGCTTGGTCGGCGAGTCCGGCTGCGGCAAATCGACCCTCGGCCGCGTTATTCTGCAATTGCAGAAGGCCACGGAGGGTGAAGTCCTATACAAGGATCAGAACCTCGTACAGATGAGCAACAGCGAATTGCGCAAGATCCGGCCGGAGATGCAGATCATCTTCCAAGACCCGTTTGGTTCTCTTAACCCGCGGTTCCTTGTTCGCGATATTATCGGTGAACCGCTGAAAGTGCATACGAAGATGACGAAGGATGAGATCGATGATCGCGTGATTGAACTGATGCAGATGGTCGGATTGGACCCATCGACTCGCGTCCGTTATCCGCATGAGTTTTCCGGCGGACAGCGGCAGCGGATCGGCATCGCGCGGGCGATCGCGCTGAATCCGAAGTTCATCCTTGCTGACGAAGCCGTGTCGGCACTCGACGTATCCGTACAATCCCAAGTATTGAACCTGCTGATGAAACTGCAGAAGGAACTCGGACTTACCATTCTGTTTATCGCCCACGGACTGCACGTCGTCCGTCATATCTCCGATCGCGTCGGCGTTATGTATCTGGGCAAGATGGTAGAAATCGCGCCGTCGGATGATGTATTCCAGCACCCGCTGCATCCGTATACGGCTGCACTGTTATCGGCGAATCCCGTGCCGAACCCGCACGTGAAGCGGGAGCGCATCGTGCTTACCGGCGATGTCCCGTCACCGGCTAACCCGCCGACCGGCTGCCGTTTCCATCCCCGTTGTCCGTTTGCAACTGAACGGTGCAAGATGGAAGAGCCGAAGCTGGTAGAGGTAGAGCCGGGCCGTCAAGTGGCTTGCCATTATCCATTGTTGGATCAGAATATTCACCAAGGATCGTAA
- a CDS encoding ABC transporter ATP-binding protein, protein MAEKILEIRDLTCGFFTDDHVLKATDRISFDLNRGETLCIVGESGSGKSVTSLAIMGLLEYSGGVILDGSIKFKGEELTTKSQEELRNIRGNKIAMIFQDPMSSLNPVFTVGDQIAESLMIHQGMSRKEAMAEAVELLRQVGLPAPEMRVNQYPHELSGGMCQRVVIAIALACKPDLLIADEPTTALDVTVQAQILELLKSLQSQMGMSIILITHDMGVASEMADRIAVMYAGTIVEEGTVFDIFDHPSHPYTQGLLNSIPGYETARGTELYAIKGSIPRLSELPTGCRFHPRCPHAHDRCRAMEPVKIDLSETHRTACWLYDDKAEVGER, encoded by the coding sequence ATGGCGGAAAAAATACTCGAAATCCGCGACCTGACCTGCGGCTTCTTCACGGATGATCATGTCCTGAAGGCGACGGATCGCATCAGTTTTGACCTGAATCGCGGCGAGACGCTGTGCATCGTCGGCGAATCGGGAAGCGGCAAGAGCGTGACATCGCTGGCGATCATGGGACTCTTGGAGTACTCCGGCGGTGTCATCTTGGATGGTTCGATCAAGTTCAAAGGGGAAGAGCTGACAACGAAGTCGCAGGAAGAATTGCGCAATATCCGCGGCAACAAAATCGCGATGATCTTCCAAGACCCGATGAGTTCCCTGAACCCGGTCTTCACTGTCGGGGATCAGATTGCCGAGAGCTTGATGATCCACCAGGGCATGAGCCGCAAGGAAGCCATGGCAGAAGCGGTAGAACTGCTGCGCCAAGTTGGACTGCCCGCGCCTGAGATGCGGGTAAATCAGTATCCGCATGAACTGTCAGGCGGGATGTGTCAGCGTGTCGTCATCGCGATCGCACTGGCATGCAAGCCTGATCTGCTGATCGCTGACGAGCCGACAACGGCCTTGGACGTAACGGTACAGGCGCAGATTCTCGAATTGCTGAAGAGCTTACAATCCCAAATGGGCATGTCGATCATCTTGATCACCCACGATATGGGTGTGGCCAGCGAGATGGCCGATCGCATCGCTGTTATGTATGCGGGAACGATCGTCGAAGAAGGGACGGTATTCGATATCTTTGACCACCCGAGTCATCCGTACACCCAGGGATTGCTGAATTCGATCCCTGGATATGAGACGGCTCGCGGAACGGAATTGTATGCCATTAAGGGATCGATTCCTCGCTTAAGCGAACTGCCGACAGGCTGCAGATTCCATCCGCGCTGTCCGCATGCGCATGACCGCTGCAGGGCGATGGAACCAGTGAAGATCGACCTTAGCGAAACACATCGGACAGCCTGCTGGCTGTATGACGACAAAGCCGAGGTGGGCGAACGATGA
- a CDS encoding ABC transporter permease: MSEAYINQEQNSHPSQPSQHGREQLKRPPGPWAIAARKFVRNPYAMVSLFVLLVIIFASFGAPLITPYDPAQIDFSRTNLPPFSEGHLLGTDELGRDIFTRLLYSGRVSLTVGFSVAIATVVIGSIIGAIAGYFGGWIDTILMRIVDVMYSLPSLFLNILVLAIFGNEFIYMILILSLTSWMGVARLVRGNFLQLREMQYVEAAKAIGVSNRSIIFNHLLRNSIYPIIVNATLMVGSAILSESALSYLSLGIQPPQTSWGLMLSNSQEFMLTDPMQAVYPGLCILIVVLAVNFIGDGLQQALNPREKKKVPIRRIIEWRKKYSKSAT, encoded by the coding sequence ATGAGCGAGGCTTATATCAACCAAGAGCAGAATTCGCACCCTTCCCAGCCATCGCAGCATGGCAGGGAACAGCTGAAGAGACCTCCGGGTCCATGGGCGATTGCGGCCCGCAAGTTCGTGCGCAATCCCTATGCGATGGTGAGCCTATTCGTACTCCTCGTCATCATCTTCGCATCATTTGGAGCACCGCTCATCACGCCATATGATCCAGCTCAGATTGATTTTTCCAGAACGAATCTGCCGCCATTTTCGGAAGGGCATCTGCTGGGGACGGATGAACTGGGCAGAGATATCTTTACGCGTCTTCTGTATAGTGGAAGGGTTTCCCTGACCGTAGGATTCTCAGTAGCGATTGCCACCGTTGTGATCGGTTCGATTATCGGTGCCATCGCGGGATATTTCGGGGGATGGATCGATACGATCCTCATGCGTATCGTCGACGTGATGTATTCGCTGCCGTCCCTGTTCTTGAATATCCTCGTACTGGCGATCTTCGGCAATGAATTTATCTATATGATCTTGATCCTGTCGCTGACCTCCTGGATGGGAGTCGCCCGTTTGGTGCGGGGGAACTTCCTGCAACTGCGTGAGATGCAGTATGTAGAAGCAGCTAAGGCGATCGGCGTATCGAACCGGAGCATCATCTTCAATCATCTGCTTCGCAATTCGATCTATCCGATCATCGTCAACGCCACCTTGATGGTTGGTTCGGCGATCCTCAGCGAGTCGGCATTGTCTTACCTGTCACTGGGCATTCAGCCGCCGCAAACCTCTTGGGGCCTCATGCTGTCCAATTCGCAAGAATTCATGCTGACCGATCCGATGCAGGCAGTCTATCCAGGTTTGTGCATCCTGATCGTCGTACTTGCGGTGAACTTTATCGGCGATGGTCTGCAACAAGCGCTTAATCCGCGCGAAAAGAAGAAAGTTCCGATAAGGAGGATCATCGAATGGCGGAAAAAATACTCGAAATCCGCGACCTGA
- a CDS encoding ABC transporter permease: MTQYIIRRTIQALFTLFLVTIFTFSLIHLAPGGPTQVMISPGVSPEAFEIQKKNLGLDDPIHIQYLRWIGNLLQGDLGHTFKNNIPVGEILWPTVGNTMVLMIAAWLVTLIIALPWGIYNSTRVYGLSDQTASFISYLGFAMPTFWFGIILQQIFAMKLRWLPLSDMWTYGKEGQIGDLIMHMIMPVTVLSLGFLAAYVKYSRASMLEVLDQDYIRTARAKGVKERRVVFRHALRNAMIPIVTILGMDLPMLVSGAALTEKVFNWPGMGRLFVDMANAREYSVLMAITIVTSVFVILGNLLADILYAVVDPRVQLGRKGGAGK; the protein is encoded by the coding sequence ATGACACAGTATATCATCCGCCGTACGATCCAAGCTTTGTTTACGTTATTCCTTGTTACAATTTTCACATTTTCCCTCATCCATCTGGCACCGGGCGGACCAACGCAGGTCATGATCTCTCCGGGTGTATCGCCGGAAGCGTTTGAGATTCAGAAGAAGAACTTGGGACTGGATGATCCCATTCATATTCAATATCTGCGGTGGATCGGCAATCTGCTTCAAGGCGATCTAGGTCATACGTTTAAGAATAATATCCCGGTAGGAGAGATTCTGTGGCCGACCGTTGGCAATACAATGGTGCTCATGATCGCCGCTTGGCTCGTGACCCTGATTATCGCTTTGCCATGGGGGATCTATAACAGTACGAGAGTATACGGGCTGTCCGACCAAACGGCTTCTTTTATCTCGTATCTTGGATTCGCGATGCCGACCTTCTGGTTTGGGATCATTTTACAGCAGATCTTCGCGATGAAATTAAGATGGCTTCCTTTGTCCGATATGTGGACATACGGCAAAGAAGGCCAGATCGGCGATTTGATCATGCATATGATCATGCCGGTTACGGTCCTGTCGCTGGGTTTCCTTGCTGCGTACGTCAAATATTCGCGGGCCAGCATGCTCGAAGTTCTGGATCAGGACTATATTCGTACGGCTAGAGCAAAAGGTGTGAAAGAAAGACGCGTCGTATTCCGCCATGCTTTGCGCAATGCGATGATCCCGATCGTCACGATCCTCGGGATGGACCTGCCGATGCTGGTATCCGGTGCAGCGCTCACCGAGAAGGTTTTCAACTGGCCGGGCATGGGCAGATTGTTCGTCGATATGGCGAATGCGCGCGAATATTCGGTTTTAATGGCGATTACGATCGTTACATCTGTCTTTGTCATCCTAGGTAATCTATTGGCTGACATCTTGTATGCAGTCGTGGATCCGCGGGTGCAGCTTGGACGCAAAGGAGGCGCAGGCAAATGA
- a CDS encoding peptide-binding protein: protein MSKVKRSLLLVLCVFLLGGVLAACSSNNNGEQAAPSNNVSENNQNQDTEGPKDGGTLTLSTISDIVSLNPLFIQDTASSDAAHWVFAKLYDLNREGLVTAEPWSIAAEEPIISEDGTTYTVKLKDYAKWSDGTPITADDIIFTIETIMNPDTGSPAISTFDKIESINKISDYEIEFKLSQVYAPFIYSLVFEPVPKHVLGDVPVNELKAHQYGSNPEITVTSGPWVWKEWTQGQQHVFERNPDYWGEVKPKIQTVIYKIYADQNTEVQALLRGDVDLVTAIPVTMNEAVSKEEHIRMILEPGPQYEFLGFNFDESNFPNNFNPFESQKTRQAIAYALDRQGMIDNVLKGTGVLMNAPMLPGTWADPGARAKNYEYNPEKAKELLAEDGWVMNEKTGILEKDGNPFSFELQYNTGNSRREQVAQVIQNNLAQVGIEVKPRGIDFAAWVEQNLTPGKYQAILLAWSLTIPDPDSETIFSSKYFPPAGQNMGWYVNEELDQLWVDGYSTTDIDERAEIYGRIGEIISEDLPYVFMYRYGNAIGIGPRVHFDEADAPEPSLATGYFFHSINWWVE, encoded by the coding sequence ATGAGCAAAGTAAAGAGAAGTTTATTGCTCGTCTTGTGCGTGTTCCTCTTAGGGGGGGTACTGGCAGCATGTTCTTCGAACAATAACGGTGAGCAGGCAGCCCCGAGCAACAACGTATCCGAAAACAACCAAAATCAGGATACGGAAGGTCCTAAGGACGGCGGTACATTAACTCTGTCGACGATCTCCGATATCGTTTCCCTGAACCCGCTGTTCATTCAAGACACAGCATCCAGTGATGCAGCCCACTGGGTATTTGCAAAGCTGTACGACCTGAACCGTGAAGGTCTTGTGACAGCAGAACCTTGGTCCATCGCTGCAGAAGAGCCGATCATCTCTGAAGACGGTACGACTTACACCGTGAAGCTGAAGGATTATGCGAAGTGGAGCGACGGCACGCCAATCACCGCAGATGACATTATCTTCACGATCGAGACTATCATGAATCCAGACACAGGGTCTCCTGCAATTTCTACGTTTGATAAGATCGAGTCGATCAACAAGATCAGCGACTATGAGATCGAGTTTAAACTGTCGCAAGTCTATGCGCCGTTCATTTACTCGCTGGTATTCGAACCGGTGCCGAAGCATGTTCTGGGAGATGTTCCGGTTAACGAGCTGAAGGCTCATCAATACGGTTCCAATCCGGAAATTACCGTAACCAGCGGTCCGTGGGTGTGGAAAGAGTGGACACAAGGTCAACAACACGTCTTCGAGCGCAACCCGGACTACTGGGGCGAAGTGAAGCCTAAGATCCAAACGGTCATCTATAAGATCTATGCGGATCAGAACACAGAAGTGCAAGCATTGCTTAGAGGCGACGTAGACCTCGTAACAGCGATTCCGGTAACGATGAACGAAGCGGTAAGCAAGGAAGAGCATATCCGCATGATCCTGGAACCAGGTCCGCAATATGAGTTCCTTGGATTCAACTTCGATGAATCGAACTTCCCGAATAACTTCAATCCGTTCGAATCGCAGAAGACGCGTCAAGCGATCGCTTACGCTCTGGATCGTCAAGGCATGATCGACAATGTCTTGAAGGGTACAGGCGTCCTGATGAACGCTCCGATGCTGCCTGGAACATGGGCGGACCCGGGCGCACGTGCTAAGAACTATGAGTATAACCCTGAGAAAGCCAAGGAATTGCTTGCTGAAGACGGATGGGTGATGAACGAGAAGACAGGCATCCTGGAGAAAGACGGCAATCCATTCTCCTTCGAACTGCAATACAACACAGGAAACAGCCGTCGTGAGCAAGTTGCTCAGGTCATCCAGAACAACCTGGCACAAGTCGGCATCGAAGTGAAGCCGCGCGGTATTGACTTTGCTGCGTGGGTTGAGCAAAACTTAACGCCTGGTAAGTATCAAGCCATCCTCTTGGCATGGTCCCTGACCATTCCGGATCCGGACTCTGAGACAATCTTCTCGTCCAAGTACTTCCCGCCGGCTGGTCAGAACATGGGCTGGTACGTCAATGAAGAACTGGATCAGCTCTGGGTGGACGGTTACTCCACAACGGACATTGATGAGCGCGCCGAGATCTACGGAAGAATCGGTGAGATCATCTCCGAAGACCTGCCGTACGTATTCATGTACCGCTACGGTAATGCGATCGGGATCGGTCCGAGAGTTCACTTCGACGAAGCCGATGCTCCAGAGCCATCTCTTGCAACAGGATACTTCTTCCACTCGATCAACTGGTGGGTGGAGTAA
- a CDS encoding ABC transporter ATP-binding protein has translation MNRRQAFRSMLSYAKPHRYTFLLIFLFSIIAIFADLLQPYLVSVLLDHGLAEGKGSLKMVLLFAVLYLLLVGIVFIFSYWQANMLQRAGQSIVAQLRKDLFHHITLQSMSFFDRHKSGSLVTNVSSDTETISRFFTQVVLSIVRDGMSLILIIGFMFYLDAELALYCMGLIPVIMFISWSFRKALRNAYQRSRAQLSRSVAFVAENLAGMSLIQAFHQEKEQTAAFKQHNRQYLRENLREVRTSVLFNRSFDILGNVSVALVVWFGGLAVLDKRLSFGVLYAFISYIRQFFQPINQITQQWNTLQSTLVSVDRIWRIFAVEPEVREPDEATAKHLDPEQAQGRIDFNRIRFSYTDHQDVLHDIDLHVKPGEFIGIVGTTGAGKSSLVNLLARFYDVKRGSIEIDGVDIRSLPSESLHRLVGIVQQDPFLYSGTIIDNVRLFNKEISREEVIAACRFVGVHKMIERLKEGYDTMLSERGSGLSAGERQLLSFARILVYQPKILILDEATANLDSHTEQLVQRALRVVSEGRTTLVIAHRLSTVQHADRIIVMRHGKIVEQGTHEQLLQQNGYYAELYAHSRGQVTKGIS, from the coding sequence ATGAACCGCAGACAGGCGTTTCGCTCGATGCTTTCCTATGCGAAACCGCATCGCTATACCTTCTTGCTGATCTTCCTCTTCTCGATCATCGCCATCTTTGCGGACTTATTGCAGCCTTATCTGGTCAGCGTCTTGCTGGACCACGGATTGGCTGAGGGCAAGGGGAGCTTAAAGATGGTCCTCCTCTTCGCGGTGCTCTATCTGCTGCTTGTGGGGATCGTCTTCATCTTCTCCTATTGGCAGGCCAACATGCTGCAGCGGGCAGGACAGAGCATCGTCGCGCAGCTGCGCAAGGATCTGTTCCATCACATCACGCTGCAATCGATGTCCTTCTTCGACCGCCATAAGAGCGGCAGCCTCGTGACGAATGTATCGAGCGATACAGAGACGATCAGCCGCTTCTTCACGCAGGTGGTTCTCAGCATCGTGCGCGACGGGATGTCGCTGATCCTGATCATCGGCTTCATGTTCTATCTCGATGCGGAGCTGGCCCTGTATTGCATGGGCTTGATCCCGGTCATCATGTTCATCTCTTGGTCCTTCCGCAAGGCACTGCGGAACGCTTACCAGCGCTCGCGTGCTCAATTGTCGCGCTCGGTTGCTTTCGTCGCGGAGAACCTGGCGGGGATGAGCTTGATCCAAGCGTTCCATCAGGAGAAGGAGCAGACGGCTGCATTTAAGCAGCATAACAGGCAATACCTAAGGGAGAACTTGCGGGAAGTCAGGACTTCGGTGCTCTTTAACCGATCATTTGATATCTTGGGCAACGTTTCTGTGGCGCTTGTCGTATGGTTCGGCGGATTGGCGGTATTGGATAAACGGCTCAGCTTCGGGGTATTGTATGCTTTTATCTCCTATATTCGTCAGTTTTTCCAACCGATCAACCAGATCACGCAGCAATGGAACACGCTGCAATCGACCCTGGTTTCCGTCGATCGCATCTGGCGAATCTTCGCCGTCGAACCGGAAGTACGCGAGCCGGATGAGGCGACAGCTAAACACTTGGATCCGGAACAGGCACAGGGGCGGATCGACTTCAATCGCATCCGTTTCTCCTATACGGATCATCAAGACGTGCTGCATGATATTGATCTGCATGTAAAACCGGGAGAGTTCATCGGCATCGTAGGTACAACGGGCGCAGGCAAGAGTTCCCTCGTCAACCTGTTGGCGAGGTTCTATGATGTGAAGCGGGGCAGCATCGAGATCGACGGCGTCGACATCCGCAGCCTGCCCAGCGAGTCCCTCCATCGGCTTGTCGGCATCGTGCAGCAAGATCCCTTCTTATACTCCGGTACGATTATTGATAATGTTCGGCTGTTCAATAAGGAGATCTCCCGGGAAGAGGTGATCGCGGCATGCCGCTTCGTCGGCGTGCACAAGATGATCGAACGGCTGAAGGAGGGCTATGATACGATGCTGTCGGAGCGGGGCAGCGGGCTGTCGGCGGGAGAGCGGCAGCTTCTGTCCTTCGCACGCATCCTGGTATATCAGCCTAAGATCCTAATCCTCGATGAGGCGACGGCGAATCTCGATTCACATACAGAGCAGCTGGTGCAAAGAGCGCTTAGGGTCGTCTCCGAAGGGCGAACCACGCTGGTCATCGCCCATCGACTGTCCACGGTGCAGCACGCGGATCGCATCATCGTCATGCGCCATGGCAAGATCGTCGAACAAGGCACGCATGAGCAGCTGCTGCAACAGAACGGCTATTATGCCGAACTGTATGCTCATTCCCGCGGGCAGGTTACGAAGGGGATCTCGTAG
- a CDS encoding ABC transporter ATP-binding protein: MRGKRLLFDYVKANWYRYVLAVSIMGAAQVIHSLFPIVVGNFTDELEMNGLTAQGVRHYGLLLLAIGAGYGVMFGFGQYNNHKLGRTFEYQARQQLFEHFTRLSEWYFSKNGIGKLLSFMLNDVSSVRESIANAINQLTSAAVLLASIIVILAGSEIPWTFIMVCVLPLLSIPFMVVYFGPRIRSRSRRVQEALAAMTDSAEEQFGGIRVTKTFAVEEIARQRFGKTVDQIRDNHLSLVRLSSMFQSLLPMVGGLSLVITIVYGGWLTLQGAMTTGMFVAVTLYIRMLVHPLQQIGNVINTMQRASASLERLNQLLEIRPDIQESADAVPIVGAQASIEIRDLTFTYPEAGKPSLSDISLTIQPGETIGIVGKTGSGKTTLLKLLLRVYDPPRGTIFIGGIDVHDIKLESLRKNIAYVPQEGFLFSTTIRENIAFSNRQLDLSRVEEASRQAEIFGNIMELPDRFETMLGERGLTLSGGQRQRTSLARGLIKDAPILLLDDSVSAVDAVTETKIIRNLRKVRAGKTTILIAHRISALRHADRIYVLDEGRIIEQGTHEQLLRLGGYYTSLYALQEEGIS, translated from the coding sequence GTGAGAGGGAAGAGGCTTCTGTTCGATTATGTCAAAGCGAATTGGTATCGGTATGTCTTAGCGGTGTCGATCATGGGCGCGGCCCAGGTGATTCATTCCCTGTTTCCGATCGTCGTGGGGAACTTCACCGATGAACTTGAGATGAACGGGCTGACGGCACAGGGGGTGCGCCATTACGGCCTGCTGCTGCTGGCTATTGGTGCCGGCTATGGGGTGATGTTCGGTTTCGGGCAGTATAACAACCACAAGCTGGGACGCACCTTCGAATATCAGGCGCGTCAACAGCTGTTCGAGCATTTCACCCGCTTAAGTGAGTGGTACTTCTCGAAGAACGGGATCGGCAAACTGCTCAGCTTCATGTTGAACGATGTATCGTCTGTACGCGAATCGATCGCCAATGCGATCAATCAGTTGACATCGGCGGCGGTGCTGCTCGCTTCGATCATCGTCATCTTAGCGGGGAGCGAGATTCCTTGGACCTTTATCATGGTCTGTGTCCTGCCCCTGTTGTCGATTCCCTTCATGGTCGTCTATTTCGGTCCGCGCATCCGCAGCCGATCCAGACGGGTTCAAGAAGCGCTGGCGGCCATGACAGATTCGGCTGAAGAGCAATTCGGCGGCATCCGGGTGACGAAGACTTTCGCGGTGGAGGAGATCGCCCGCCAGCGCTTCGGCAAGACCGTGGATCAGATTCGCGACAACCATCTCTCCCTCGTTAGACTCAGCTCGATGTTTCAGTCGCTCCTGCCGATGGTTGGAGGATTGTCGCTGGTCATCACAATCGTCTATGGCGGCTGGTTAACCCTGCAGGGAGCGATGACGACGGGGATGTTCGTCGCAGTTACGCTGTATATCCGCATGCTCGTCCATCCGCTGCAACAGATCGGCAATGTGATCAACACGATGCAGAGGGCAAGTGCTTCGTTGGAGAGGCTCAATCAGCTGCTGGAGATAAGACCGGATATCCAGGAGTCGGCAGATGCGGTGCCGATTGTCGGCGCACAGGCATCGATCGAGATCCGTGACCTGACCTTTACATATCCTGAGGCGGGCAAACCGTCGCTCTCGGACATCTCGCTTACGATCCAACCGGGTGAGACGATCGGCATCGTCGGCAAGACCGGTTCTGGGAAGACGACGCTGCTCAAGCTGCTCTTGCGCGTCTATGATCCGCCGCGCGGCACGATCTTCATCGGCGGCATCGATGTTCATGATATCAAGCTGGAAAGCCTGCGCAAGAACATCGCTTATGTGCCGCAGGAAGGCTTCCTGTTCAGCACGACGATTCGCGAGAATATCGCCTTCTCGAATCGGCAGCTCGATCTGAGCCGGGTCGAAGAGGCTTCACGTCAGGCTGAGATCTTCGGCAATATCATGGAACTGCCCGACCGCTTCGAGACGATGTTAGGAGAACGGGGACTGACGCTGTCCGGCGGGCAGCGGCAGCGCACGAGCCTGGCGCGCGGACTCATCAAGGACGCACCGATCCTGCTGCTCGATGACAGCGTCTCCGCCGTCGATGCGGTAACCGAGACGAAGATCATCCGGAACCTGCGCAAGGTGCGCGCGGGCAAGACGACGATCCTGATCGCCCATCGCATCAGCGCCCTCCGGCATGCGGACCGCATCTATGTATTGGACGAAGGACGGATCATCGAACAGGGCACCCATGAGCAGCTCCTTCGCCTTGGCGGGTATTATACATCCTTGTACGCCTTGCAAGAGGAGGGGATCTCATGA